In Drosophila nasuta strain 15112-1781.00 chromosome 2R, ASM2355853v1, whole genome shotgun sequence, a single genomic region encodes these proteins:
- the LOC132784118 gene encoding uncharacterized protein LOC132784118 produces MEVHAQLLKKANGYKPWLIDVHFDVCSFLNKNNHPFVKIVYGIFRPSSNINHTCPYVGPIIMKDLYLKPNSIPLPMPSGEYCFIVKWKFDKKIQAINKFFFEYLEDS; encoded by the exons ATGGAAGTTCATGCCCAGTTGCTAAAGAAAGCAAATGGTTATAAGCCGTGGCTAATAGACGTCCACTTCGATGTATgctcatttttaaataaaaataaccatCCATTTGTAAAGATAGTTTACGGCATTTTTAGACCCAGCTCGAATATCAATCACACATGTCCTTACGTG GGCCCAATTATTATGAAGGATTTGTATCTGAAACCGAATTCGATACCACTTCCCATGCCATCTGGAGAATATTGCTTTATTGTAAAATGgaaatttgataaaaagatacaagccataaataaatttttctttGAATATCTCGAAGATTCCTAA